The following coding sequences are from one [Chlorobium] sp. 445 window:
- a CDS encoding AMP nucleosidase, with product MKTERSVSQDIYALPKAVHKEVIGMDMLERYTGCAASELGNYILLTNFTRYVTEFAERFGVSVVSGSGFQTVNVPDEDLSLIDYKIGSPTAALVMDLLSFRKPKPRAVIMLGLCGGLNKRLKVGEFILPIAAIRDDGASQHYMPAHVPALPTFNIQKILSQVLVENGHTYRTGVIHTTDYRFWEFDDEFKQGLIQERAIAIDMECATLFITGFAVKVAIGALMLVSDLPLTKEGIKTKSSANHVFSQYTKMHLELGIKALQELRRRGDTLDVRHFEW from the coding sequence ATGAAAACAGAACGTTCAGTCTCGCAAGATATCTATGCGCTGCCTAAAGCTGTGCATAAAGAAGTCATTGGCATGGATATGCTCGAGCGCTACACAGGCTGTGCTGCCAGCGAACTAGGTAACTACATTTTGCTGACCAACTTTACGCGCTATGTCACAGAATTTGCAGAGCGCTTTGGTGTATCGGTAGTCAGTGGCTCAGGCTTTCAGACGGTGAATGTGCCTGATGAAGACCTCTCGCTGATTGACTACAAAATCGGCAGTCCGACTGCCGCACTGGTGATGGATTTGCTCTCATTTCGCAAGCCTAAGCCGCGTGCCGTGATTATGCTCGGATTGTGTGGTGGCTTGAACAAACGCCTTAAAGTCGGTGAGTTTATCTTACCTATTGCCGCCATTCGTGATGATGGTGCCTCGCAGCATTATATGCCCGCACATGTGCCTGCTTTGCCTACATTTAACATTCAGAAAATTCTGTCGCAAGTGCTTGTCGAGAATGGTCATACTTACCGCACGGGGGTAATTCATACGACGGACTACCGTTTTTGGGAATTTGATGATGAGTTCAAGCAAGGCTTAATTCAGGAGCGCGCCATTGCAATTGATATGGAGTGTGCCACGCTGTTTATCACTGGCTTTGCGGTCAAGGTTGCGATTGGGGCGTTGATGCTGGTCAGTGATTTACCGCTCACGAAAGAGGGAATTAAGACAAAGTCGTCAGCCAACCATGTGTTTTCGCAATACACGAAGATGCATCTTGAACTTGGCATTAAAGCCTTGCAGGAATTGCGGCGGCGCGGCGATACGCTCGATGTGCGCCATTTTGAGTGGTAG